TTATTGGAAATATTACGATGGATATTGCAAAAATTATTGTGACGATATTTGTGACTAATGTTTTGGTTGCTGTTGGGACTGCGGTGGCTACTGCTGCAGGTTTTGCTGCAGTGCCTGTTGCATTGGGCATAGTTCTATTGATCGCAGTGGGTTTTGTTATTACTGGCACTCTGGATTATTTAGACAGGCAATATAATTTATCCTCTAAGTTAATCACTGCAATCAGAGAAGGAATGAATGCTCAGCAGGGTATTGAAAGATGGAATATTGAACACACTGCCCCATTTACACATGGTCTGATGAATACACACTGGTAAGGATCTGTCATGTCTGGAAATCGAGAGGATCAAGAGCGGATGGCAAGACAGGCAATGACCACTATCCCTTTAAAAACGAGACTGTCTGCGTTGTTTTTATTTGTGTGCGTTACTGCTGCAACCGTTTTTATCTTTACAGTCGCTGGTTCTGAGCTTGTAGATATACTACATAAAAAAGACGTTGTTTACTATGACTGGAAGACTTTACCACTTTTCCTTTGGCTCCCGGCATTTTTTTATGCTGATATTCTTGTTGCTGCCATGATGTTTTTTCCCATTACCAGAAACTTACTGGAGTATCTTCTGACAGGGATGAGAGCTATAGCAGTATATGGGTGGTTGATGTTGTTCCTCTCAATTCCACTATCGCTAATAATTTTATATTATCCATTGGGCAACTACGAGTCATGTGGTCAAAACGGCCCCTTTTCAGGCACTGACTACGTAAAAGATCCAAAAATGTGTGAGCAGTTTGAATACCATCCCGAAAAGGATATATCTAATGATTAATAATAATGAATTGAAGATGAAGGATATGACGTTAAAAGAAAAAGTTAAGTTCATTCTTTCATGCATTATCTCTATTGCAATACTTACTGGGGCGTTGATTTTCCTTTTTAATATCTTTGGTTCTGCAATGATAGATGCTTTTAGAGGGACTGATACATTATATTATGACTGGAGGGCGATTTTTATATTGTTACTCTTTCCTGTTATGGGGTATTTTGATGTGTTGGTCTTTTTTCTTTTATTTACACCCTATACTCTTCCATTGGCGCAGTTTTGGTATAAAAAAATAAATATAGTTTGGGGGTATTCCATTGTTGCCTTTATTCTTTCAATTCCACTATCCTTAGTCATTTTTATTCATATCCATAATACATATGATTCGTGTGGTAAGGGCGGATTTCTTTCAGGTGACTTTTATGCAAAAGATCCAAAAATGTGTGAGCAGTTTGAATACCATCCTGAAAAGGATAAATCTGATGATTCCTCTACGGCTGTAATACCTACGGATACGAAAGTAAAATGAACATGTCAGCTTACACTCAGACCATCACTACTGGTGCAGATCCCCGCACCCTGCCGGAGTTCATTGCCATCCGTGAGGAAATTAACAAAGCCAGTCATCCGGCACAGCCGGAACTGAACTGGCGACTGGTAGAGTCACTGGCGTTGACGATTTTTAAAACCAATGGGGTGGATTTACACTCCGCCACGTACTACACGCTGGCGCGCACCCGCACCCAGGGACTAACAGGTTTCTGCGAAGGTGTGGAACTGCTGGCAGCGATGATAAGCCATGAATGGGACAAATTCTGGCCGCAGAACGGCTCTGCGCGAACCGAAATGCTGGACTGGTTCAATACCCGTACCGGCAATATCCTGCGCCAGCAACTCTCTTTTGCGGAAGCTGACCTGCCGGTGCTGTACCGTACTGAACGTGCGTTACAGCTTATCTGCGACAAAATCCAGCAAGTAGAACTGAAGCGCCAACCGCGGGTGGAGAACTTGCTGTACTTTGTGCAGAACACCCGAAACCGGCTTGAGCCACAGCGGAAGAAGGGTACTGCTCTTCAGGCGCAACCCGCTCTCAGAACACTGGTATATGCGCCGGAGGGGGCGTTGTCCACAGCGGCGGAAAGTATACCATCATTACCGGACTTACCAGACATGAAGGTGTCCGTTCGCGGCATGACAGATGCAGGGGCGGAACAGAAACAAAACCAGATCCATGTTGTAAAAGGTTTCGCTGCGGGCGTCATCGGTACGTCGATTATCGCCGTCGCGCTCTGGTGGTGGCTGGTGTATCCGATGCAGCAGCAACTGGCGCAGGTGAGGGATACTGCGCAGGGGGCCGCTACCATCTGGCTGTCATCGCCAGCACCGGAAACCTATGCACAGCGGTTGCAACGGCTTCTGGAGACATCGCTGCTACAACCGCTGGAAACCGGTGAGCAAATGACCCGTATCGCAGACAGCCGCTGGCCGGAGAGTCAGCAGCAGCGGCTGGCCACCGCGCAATGGAATGAAACGTTGCAAAGCCGGGCACAAAGCAGCCCACAGTTACGCGGCTGGGTACAGGCCCGACAGCATTTACATGATTTTGCGGACCTGATGATGAAGCGTGAGAAAGAAGGACTCACTCTCTCGTATATCAAAAATGTTATCTGGCAGGCAGAACGCGGACTGGGTCAGGAAACACCACTGGAGTCCCTGCTAACACAATATCAGGATGCTCAGTCTCAGGGGCAGAATACCGAGGCGCTGGAAAAACAAATTAACGATCAACTGGATGGGGTAGCAAGCCGCTGGCTGCTGCTGAAAAATAATGTGATGCTGGAAACGGCAACTGATATAAAACCCGGAAAATAACGACGGAATCGAAGGAGTTTGTTATGGCAAATCTTGTTTATCTGACGCTGAATGGCGATCTTCAGGGGCTGATTTCAGCAGGTTGTTGTTCTTTGGCTTCAATCGGCAATAAGGCGCAGATTGCGCATACAGATCAGATTATGGTGCTGGGTATGAGCCACGGACTGAGTCGGGTACAAAATGTGAATCATCTTGCATTGAACATTCAGAAGCCATTGGATAAATCAACGCCATTACTGAGTAAGGCTATTACCGAAAATGAATGTCTGACCTGCGATTTTGAATTTTATCGTACCAACCGTTTCGGTATTAATGAACTGTATTATAAAGTGAAACTAATTAACGCACGCATTTCAGATATCCATCTGTCAGTGCCACATTCCATCACCGACAGTGGTGGTCAGCCAGAAGAGACTGTGTCATTCACTTATGAAAGCATCACGGAGGAACACTGTATTGCCGGAACCAGTGCGTACAGTTTGTGGGAAGAACGGTTATACTGAGGAAAATAAATTTCAGTGAATAATATTATTTCTGACACCAGCCAGAATTGCTGATTTTTTTGTAAAAAGCATCCAGGACCAGTGGCGAAAATTGAAAAAGTGCGGCTGATGAAGGGGAAAAATACCTGACACGCTTTTGTCTTATTCGCTAACTGTGGATATTTTATTTCGTCTTCCAGAATGGTGCATCTACGTAAGGACGCCTGATATGCATATGGATGGTAAGATCTTACACGGATTCTGAGTTACGATAAGTCTGGATGATATTAACCATCGGCGATCCCTTGATCTCCTGTTGAATAGGAAAAATGGCTTATAGGCTGAATCATTACCCCTTAAGAACGGCACAGTGAATGCCATATGGGAAGAAATGTTTCATGCCGGGCTGGATAGCAGTAGCGCATCATCAGAAGAAATTAATCTGATCAAGCAGGCTGCTATCTATTTTGTTGTATATCTGCTCCGAAGAGCCGGAAATTAACAGCGAGCACCAGCCCGGCGTATATCCGGAAAGACCGAAACCAGTTAAAACGAAGAAAGGCTTCAGGCTGTTTCCGTCAAACAGCGTACATTACTGAGCGGTGGGAGAGGAAACGGGCCGGATGCTGGCAGAAACTCAGGCGTACAGCCTGGCTAAAACAACTGCGACCAGATGCCATCCCCGCGCCCATTTACGGCGCGGTCACTGGCACGGTTTCTTGTCGGGGAAAAGGATGCTCCGGATGCACGAAAATTTTCGTACCACAGCCTGCCGCCGCAATCTATCGGTGGCAGGCAAAGCTGCTTACTGGTAGCGGTTCACCAGATCTTTAACCACCGCCGCATAGGTTTTCATCTTAAGCTGAGTGATTTGTTGTTCCATGATTTTTGTATCCGCTTTTCCGCTTTGCACCGGAAGTACGCTGTATTCATAGTTTACCGGTGACCAGGTAGCCCATTCACCCGTAGCGACATCTACCAGGGTAAAGCGAACAAGATAACGTAGCGACGCTGCATCCGGCAGTTTGTTGTTTTTATAATCTGACCATACGGTTGTTTTTGCCGCGGCATCATATTTACCCGCCTGCAACGCATCCTGATAAACGACGATTGCCTTCTGGTGTCCCTTTGCTGCCACATAACGTAACGCCTGCATGTAATTCATGTTTTCACTGGTTATGGTCTCGCCCTTTTCATCCTTATTACAGGCCACTGCTTTCTGTCTGTCCGGGATGCCGGAGAAGGTCGAGATGGTATAATATTTACTCATCTCCTGTTGCATCGCGACTTCAGGTGCGCGACTTCCAGACTGTACCAGGATAACCGCAGAATTCAGTGGTACGCGGACAGCTTCTTCTTCCAGTGCTGCCTGAATATCCTCTTCAGAAACCGCCAGTGTAGTTTCATTACCAAAGATATCTTTGTCAGTGAGTTGTACCAGTGTGTTTTTACTGGTATCACTTTCTGTCCGGGATGTACCCGTTTTCCTGGCATCAATGGGCGAGCGCGGTACACAGCCAGCCAGTAAAATTGCCGTCGCACATAAAAATATTGCTGACCTGAAATTCATATTTTTGTTCCCTATCTGCATAAGATAATTATTTTTACTGACGGATAATCTGTAATGGATTATATACCTGCACCAGAAGCCAACAAAATGAAATCCCATGTGTGCAATTATTTTTTATGTGATTGCATGGTGTTTATTTATTCTTTTGGTGAATGTATTGATAAGGCCAAAAAACATTTTCGGTGCTATCTCTATAAATCCATTTGGTATATTAAATACATCACTGAGTATGTGTCGAGTATAATAAAATGGAGAGTAAATGGGTGAGGATTGATCCGTCCAGTATGGCCAGGCTTGAGTCAGAAATAGACGAATGGATTATTGAAAAATGGAATGATCGATGAACTATTTTATTCACGACTGACTTAATCAGGGGCATTACTATAAACAATGATCAGGGCATGCTTGTGTCTGTTTCGCTGGGTCAGCGACGAGCATTTGATCTGAACCCGTAATCTAAATTATGATGAAATTAAGGCATCTATTAAAATATCGAACCAGATTATTCAGAGTGACTTCTTGTCACCTGGTATATATTCAGGGAGCGGCATACCTCTCACAGCACACATCCAGATAATCCAACCACCACTGCATCATTTCCATACAGGCTTCCAGATGTTCAGTCTTGCCTACATACTGTTACGTTCCTGATGGCCAATTCGGCGCTCCACCGTATACCGTGACCAGAGATCCGACTCCACGAGGGCGCTACAGGCCATTGCCCTGAGTCCATGCTGGCGCAGCGCTTTAAAGCACTTTCACGACAGCAGGCCGCATTCTCTACCATGCGCTTCAGCATCCGCATTGACGAGCAGATACAGGCCGTGTGAGTCGGAGATTTTTACAGGACAGGAAGGGGGGGTTAACTTGTGGATTTGAGAATCGTTTAAAGACATTAGGTCACAGAAGCGCTGTCTAAGCTTGTGAACAGCGAGGCGCGTTCGTGGTTGTTTGCAGCAACGGCACCCACTCGGGTACAGGCGAATTAAGCCTGAATAAGAAAGCAAAAAGCCCGCTAAAAAGCGGGCTTTTCTAAATATGGCTCCTCTGACTGGACTCGAACCAGTGACATACGGATTAACAGTCCGCCGTTCTACCGACTGAACTACAGAGGAATCGTGTGAACGGGGCGCATATTAGCGACGCCCATCGTCATTGTCAAAGCCTGAATGCACAAACTTGATCGTTTGCCGAAATTTTCCTCATTTCGCCGTTTATTCACACGCGTTCGGTTGTTTTACGCACTTTTCATGTGCCGGGCGAGGGTATTTCCAGAGCCATCGTCCGGTCACCATACGCCAGTAAAAGAGTGCCGCACGGACTGCCCAGTCGAAGAACATCCCCATCCAGACACCCACTACGCCCCAGCCAAGAACAATCCCCAACGTGTAACCTGCCACGACACGACATCCCCACATCCCCAACATCGAAACCCACATGGCATAACGGGCATCACGTGCGCCCTTAAATCCGGCAGGTAAAACCCAGGATGCCGCCCAGATAGGCATAAATGCAGCGTTCAGCCAAATCAGGATCACCACCACATCTTTTACATCCTGATCGTGGGTGTAAAACGATGCCATTATTCCGGCAAAGGGCGCGCTCAACCACGCGATTGCGGTTAATCCGATGGTGGAAAGCCAGAACACATGGCGTAGCTGAACCTCCGCCTGCGCCATTTGCCCATTACCCAGTCGTCTACCGGTGATGATGGTTGATGCCGACCCCAGGGCGTTTCCCGGCAGGTTGATCAACGCAGCAATCGAGAAAGCAATAAAATTACCGGCGATGACACTGGTGCCCATCCCTGCAACGAACATCTGCGTTAGCAGTTTCCCGCTGTTGAACAGGACCGATTCAATACTTGCCGGAATGCCAATGCCCATCACTTCCCAGATAATGGCGAAATTTAGCGGCTTAAAGTAGCTTTTTAGCGTGATACGCAATGCCGGGTTAAACCCAATCATCAGTACCCAGATAATGGCAACAGCGCCAATATAGCGGGAGATGGTCAGCCCCAGCCCGGCACCCACAAATCCCAGCCCCTGCCATGAAAAAATCCCGTAAATCAAAATACTGCTGATAATGATATTCAGGATATTCATGCCACCATTGATGAGTAACGGGATTTTGGTATTACCCGCCCCACGTAACGCGCCACTGCCAATCAGCGCAATGGCGGCCGCAGGATAACTGAGGACCGTCAGTTCCAGATAAGTCAGCGCCAGGGCTTTCACGTCTGGGGTGGCTTCTCCAGCCACAATATCAATGATCTGCTCACCGAAATAATGAATCACAGCCGCCAGCACGATGGCAAAAAGCGTCATGATCACCAGCGATTGCCTCGCAGCGGCTCTGGCTCGTCGCCGATCGCGTTTACCCAGGCTAAACGCCACCACGACCGTAGTCCCCAGATCGATAGCGGCAAAAAACGCCATGATAACCATGTTGAAGCTATCGGCGAGCCCGACGCCAGCCATGGCCTCTTTGCCCAACCAACTGACCAGGAAGGTACTTAATACCCCCATTAACAGGACACAGGTGTTTTCAAGAAAAATAGGGACAGCAAGCGGGGTGATTTCACGCCAGAAAAGAACTTTATAACTCTTGCGTTTGGCATACCAGGGTGTGCGGGAAACAGCCCGGCGTAAAGCGGTGGAGACGTTCAAAGTGGACCTTAAAGAAAAAGTTGAAACCTCATTTCAAATGATGAGGGAGAAACAGAAAAGCTGCAAAGTTTTTTCCAGGAAAAATGTCTGCAATTGCTACAAATTGTTGAGAGAAACGGCAAATGAACCGATACGGGGGAAATGGGGTTTGACAAAAAAATTTTCGCCGCTAAGATATGCCTCCACACCGATTCCTCTGTAGTTCAGTCGGTAGAACGGCGGACTGTTAATCCGTATGTCACTGGTTCGAGTCCAGTCAGAGGAGCCATATTTAGAAAAGCCCGCTTTTTAGCGGGCTTTTTGCTTTCTTATTCAGGCTTAATTCGCCTGTACCCGAGTGGGTGCCGTTGCTGCAAACAACCACGAACGCGCCTCGCTGTTCACAAGCTTAGACAGCGCTTCTGTGACCTAATGTCTTTAAACGATTCTCAAATCCACAAGTTAACCCCCCTTCCTGTCCTGTAAAAATCTCTGAACCTGTATCTGCTCGTCAATCTAGTCGGTTCACGCATCTGGTATCTCAAATATCGTTTCAACGGAAAAGAATCCAGAGTCAGTCTTGGCGCATACCCGTTTGTCTCACTGGCAGAAGCCAGGCAGCAGCGCGACGGTATCCGTAAGTTGCTGGCGCAGAATATCAACCCGGCACAGCATCTGGATGGCGTTGCCGCCTCACCCGTATAGAATCACTACCCCGCGTTACCGCTGGAACGGTTGCCTGAACTGCTTGACCGCATCGGCGCGTATACGCAGCGGCTGGAGGATGCAGGGTTGCTGGCCTCAACGGGGAGCACAGGCGACTCGTATGATAACGCGATGGCGGAGAGCATCAACGGACTTTACAAAGCGGAGGTGATACATCGTCAGAGCTGGAAAAGCCGGTCAGAAGTGGAGCTGGTGACGCTGGCATGGGTGGACTGGTATAACAATCGCCGGTTGCTGGAACGACTGGGACATATCCCACCGACAGATGCAGAACAGGCATATTACGCTTCCATCGGGAACAAGGATCTGGCAGCCTGAGTTACCGGACTTAAATCTCTCCAGGAAAACCGGGGCGGTTCAATCAGACCGGTGGTTATGGGGTGCTCCAACTGGCTCTTCGCCGGTTCGGTTGCAGCAGGTGAGCGTGCAGCCAGAATCATGAGCCTGCTGGAAACAGTGAAAATGAATGGCCTTGATCTGCATGCCTGGCTGACGGATGTTCTGCAACGGCTACCGGACTGGCCGCAAGACAAGGTGGACGCGTTGCTGCCGCAGCAGGGGTTCGTCTTCGTGGGTGAAGGAGCCTGACGGAAAGCGCGTGATATCCGCACTAAGGACTTGCGAACCTGACAGCGTAAATACCGGTAACCCACGCCCCACATAGCTTTATCGCCATAGCACAACTGACCGGGTTCCTGCGCCACACGCGGGTAATACCTCGCTCAGTACTTCACCACCTGACGAACGCTTCCCGGGGAAAGCTGAGGCCGAGCCCGTCGGATCTATCAATATGAGTTCACCGTAACGTTACCTTCAACTCAGCAAAAGTTTGATTTATTCAACAAAGCCCAGGGCAATTTAAATTTATTCAAAATATTTCACTGACATTATTAATCGGCATAGTAAATTTTCCGGAGAGATGTCATTGATTGAGCAAATAACATAATCGAGGTCGAGTCTCCTTTCAGGGTTCTACTATTTCGCGCAGCTATTAAGTTGTCCCCTGAATGTTATCAAATAGGACGCATTTTACGCTGTGCTATGGTGATACAGCGACAAAATAGCTGGGTAACGTTACTGTCTGGCCATTGAACAGCGTAACAAGAATATTTTTAGAACCAGCTGTCGTACTGGTGAAGGTTATGGCAGCTCTTCCGTTTTGATCTGTAGAATTAGAATGAGAAGAAAGCGTCGCAAAACTCGCGCTCCAGGATACACCCACTCCACTGACCGGATTACCAAAAGCGTCCTTAATCACAACGCTCGCACCGTTATCGGTTACGCCATCCGCCGGGCTGCCATCCGGATCAACAGTATATGATGCGATTGTCGCCGTCCTGAAATCAGCAACAAATGTCATACCAGCCGTCTTACTAATGCCACCATCCAGAGTCGCCGTTATTGTGACATGCTCTGCCACCGTATCGGTATAGGTTAACATCACCTGGCCACTACTATCCGTTACCCCTGATGATGCACTTAGTTTCACGGTGTTCGAGTCAACACTCCATCTAACAATCACCCCCGACATTGGGCTCCCGCTTGCGCTTGTAACCGTTGCTGTCACCCCTGCGCTTGTAACGCCATCTGCCACAGGAGAGCCACCTGAGTTTACTAAAACAATCTTTGGTGGCCCTACAAAAGTCGACGTTTTGGTCATACCGCCAACGCCCGGTATCGAGGCAGTAATATTTACACTTTCAGGTACCGTATCAGTGAAGGTAACGCTTATTTTGCCATTCACATCGCTAACCCCGGATATCGCGCTGAACATAACGGTATTTTTATTTCTACTCCAGTTGATCGTCACCCCTGCCACCGGATTGTTGTTCACATCTGTTACTGTGGCTGTTGCCATATTGCTCGTAACCCCGTCTGCAGGACTGCCGTCCGGGTCGATGGTCAGCGTGGAGACACGGGCGGTGGCGGTATCTGCCACGAAGCTGCTGGTTTTGGACTGACCCGCATCCGAACCGCCTGCCTTCGCGGTCAGGGTGACCGTTTCTGCCTTGGTATCCGTAAAGGTCATCACAGCCTGACCGCTGCCGTTGGTGGTGCTGGTACCTGATGTCAGTCCTGCACTGCCGGTAACTGACCAGTTTACTGTGGTGTTTGCCAGAATGTTGTTCTGGCTGTCCACCACGGTCGCCGTGGCGCTGTTCTGCGCCGTACCGTTGGCAACACTGCCGTCGGTGTTGATGGTCAGCGTGGAGACACGGGCAGTGGCGGTGTCCGTTACGAAGCTGCTGGTTTTTGACTGACCCGCATCCGAACCGCCTGCCTTCGCGGTCAGGGTGACCGTTTCTGCTTTCGTGTCCGTGAAGGTGATGGTGGCCTGGCCGCTGCTGTTGGTGGTACTGGTTCCGGAAGTTAATCCTGCACTGCCGGTGACAGTCCAGGTAACGGTGGTGTCTGCCAGCACGTTATTCTGGCTGTCCACCACGGTCGCCGTGGCGCTGTTCTGTGCCGTACCGTTGGCAACACTGCCGTCAGTGTCGATGGTCAGTGTGGAGACATGGGCGGTGGCGGTGTTTGCCACGAAGCTTGATGATACTTGTTTACTGTTACCGTTATCCAGTGTGGCGGTCAATTGGGTTGCTTCTGCAACCGTGTCAGTAAAGGCAACGGTAAGCGAGCCTTGCGCATCCGTCTGGAATGTTTTCGCGGCTTTGGCCTTTGATTTCAGGGCAGAACCAAAGACAACTGTGCCTTTATCTGCACTCAGCGATACACTGGCATTGCTCACCGGTGCACCATTGCTGTCTTTGACCGTCACTGTGACAGCATTTGGCGTGGTGCCATTCGCAGGACTACCATCCTGGGTGACCACCATCGTATCAATCACATTATCGGCTGAGTCGGTGATAAAATGCCCCTGTTGCGACGCACTTTTGTCGCCTGCCGTGGCGGTCAGCATAACCGTTCCCGCGGTGGTTGACGTAAAGTCAGTCGTGACCTGTCCGCTGGCATCCGTGGTTGTCTGCGCGTTTTTTAATGCAGCAGGTGTATCAACGCCCCATGTCACCTGCGTGTTAGCGACAGGACGATTGTTAATGTCCGTGACGGTGGCGACGGCATGGTTTGGTGTTTTTCCATCCGCAGTGCTGCCGTCTTTGGTGATTTTTAGCATGATATTGCTGACCGTCACGGTAGTAAATTGGCTATTTTGTGTAGCGCTGGCGGCCCCCACTTTTCGCCGTGATTTGCACCGCTTCAGGCACTGTGTTGGTGAAATTTACCGGTCGAAAGCCGCTGTCGTTAGTCACGGTAGTCGGCGTAGCAAACCTGGCAGAGCCAGTAGTTGACCACATAACAGGCGCATTACGTACCGGCTGGCCGTCTTTATCTGTCGCCAGCACCTGCGCAGAGTTAGGCGTCAGGCCGTCAGACGGGCTGTTGTCGACGGTGACCTGCAGGCTCAGGTTGCTGACGCTTTGCTGTCTTTCTTTTTATACTGCAACACAATCTGGTTATTACGTTCCACCAAATCATAGCGGCTACCGGCCAGACTACGCTCGATACGCACGCTCTCAGGGTCAATCTGATATGCCCATGGCTGGCCGAGGTCGTAGCGGAAATTGACCTGGAACTGAGTATCGTCCAGCGAGTCTTGTCCACGTTTATAGTTGACGGCAAGCTGGACTAAAGGAACAGGGGTATAGCTCAATCCGGTAGTGACCGCTGATGGTTGCTTTGCAAATGGTCGGTATCAAACAGGGCGACTTTATCGCCGTAGTACTGCTCGTACATCAGCTTAGCGCCTAACTGCGGACAGGCAGGAAGATAGCCTTCAGCGCGCACGTCATAACCATCAGCAGGTTTTTCATTATAATCGTTAAAATCACGCGACTGATGCCATTCGGTGGTGCCCCACATAAGTGTTGGCTGACAACTTTAAATTATCAGTCCCATGCTTCAGCGCCTATGCCAATACGGCGGTTCTTACCTGTAAAGTCGTCATCAAAGAATACGTTGCCCGCCGAACATCCAGTTTTCCAGATAGAAAGTACGCACCCCCATCCCCATATTTCCCTGTGACGCGACCATCGGGTGCGCGCAGGCCAAGTTGGGTAAACAACATGGATTTTTTATTGTCATAGAGTGGGGCGAGGAAATCGATGGAACTGTCATCCCAATTGCCGTTTTCATCAACGTTAAGCTGTACGCGCGCGGTGCCAAATTGGCTTAACCACTGTTGGACTGATGAAGAGGCATAGCCGGTAGCGACGGAGGTTGCAGCACTCGTTTGCATTGCCGCTACTGAGCGCGGAGGCGGCAGAGGCCATGGACGAGGCATACGGGAGTTCTGTACCGGGCTGTGTTGTCGTCGTTGTCTGGCGATCGGCCGAAAACGGGGATTGGTTAGTCATTGAAGAACTTGCGCCATCGCCGGTGCGGCATATAGACACTAAAGGAATAAGACTTGTAAAACAATCTGTAACCAGGCAAAACACGAAAACAGTTCGCATTGCTTTATTGGTGAGCTTTGCTTCATCATCAAGTTCCAAATTATAATTTATTAGCAACTACATCAACATTAGCCACAATTTAATGAATGTTAGCTTTACGCTAGAGGATATAAATGCTTAACCATTAGCATTCACATATAACCGAGTAGTTGCTGCGTATAATATACGCTGAACTTTTTCATAATTGTAGTTGCATTGTAGCAGTTCATACCCGAAATCCTCTCGCTCTCAGATTCAACGAGAGCGTTCAGAATCCCGTGTCACGTTAAAAACTCCGCGGATAATCTAAAGCTGGCAGCGGCAATGTCAAACT
This Citrobacter enshiensis DNA region includes the following protein-coding sequences:
- a CDS encoding DUF1240 domain-containing protein, which gives rise to MINNNELKMKDMTLKEKVKFILSCIISIAILTGALIFLFNIFGSAMIDAFRGTDTLYYDWRAIFILLLFPVMGYFDVLVFFLLFTPYTLPLAQFWYKKINIVWGYSIVAFILSIPLSLVIFIHIHNTYDSCGKGGFLSGDFYAKDPKMCEQFEYHPEKDKSDDSSTAVIPTDTKVK
- a CDS encoding EmmdR/YeeO family multidrug/toxin efflux MATE transporter encodes the protein MNVSTALRRAVSRTPWYAKRKSYKVLFWREITPLAVPIFLENTCVLLMGVLSTFLVSWLGKEAMAGVGLADSFNMVIMAFFAAIDLGTTVVVAFSLGKRDRRRARAAARQSLVIMTLFAIVLAAVIHYFGEQIIDIVAGEATPDVKALALTYLELTVLSYPAAAIALIGSGALRGAGNTKIPLLINGGMNILNIIISSILIYGIFSWQGLGFVGAGLGLTISRYIGAVAIIWVLMIGFNPALRITLKSYFKPLNFAIIWEVMGIGIPASIESVLFNSGKLLTQMFVAGMGTSVIAGNFIAFSIAALINLPGNALGSASTIITGRRLGNGQMAQAEVQLRHVFWLSTIGLTAIAWLSAPFAGIMASFYTHDQDVKDVVVILIWLNAAFMPIWAASWVLPAGFKGARDARYAMWVSMLGMWGCRVVAGYTLGIVLGWGVVGVWMGMFFDWAVRAALFYWRMVTGRWLWKYPRPAHEKCVKQPNACE
- a CDS encoding Ig-like domain-containing protein, which codes for MSLQVTVDNSPSDGLTPNSAQVLATDKDGQPVRNAPVMWSTTGSARFATPTTVTNDSGFRPVNFTNTVPEAVQITAKSGGRQRYTK
- a CDS encoding inverse autotransporter beta domain-containing protein; this encodes MHVVYPTWPARTRWSRHREIWGWGCVLSIWKTGCSAGNVFFDDDFTGKNRRIGIGAEAWD
- a CDS encoding VasL domain-containing protein translates to MNMSAYTQTITTGADPRTLPEFIAIREEINKASHPAQPELNWRLVESLALTIFKTNGVDLHSATYYTLARTRTQGLTGFCEGVELLAAMISHEWDKFWPQNGSARTEMLDWFNTRTGNILRQQLSFAEADLPVLYRTERALQLICDKIQQVELKRQPRVENLLYFVQNTRNRLEPQRKKGTALQAQPALRTLVYAPEGALSTAAESIPSLPDLPDMKVSVRGMTDAGAEQKQNQIHVVKGFAAGVIGTSIIAVALWWWLVYPMQQQLAQVRDTAQGAATIWLSSPAPETYAQRLQRLLETSLLQPLETGEQMTRIADSRWPESQQQRLATAQWNETLQSRAQSSPQLRGWVQARQHLHDFADLMMKREKEGLTLSYIKNVIWQAERGLGQETPLESLLTQYQDAQSQGQNTEALEKQINDQLDGVASRWLLLKNNVMLETATDIKPGK
- a CDS encoding beta strand repeat-containing protein yields the protein MLKITKDGSTADGKTPNHAVATVTDINNRPVANTQVTWGVDTPAALKNAQTTTDASGQVTTDFTSTTAGTVMLTATAGDKSASQQGHFITDSADNVIDTMVVTQDGSPANGTTPNAVTVTVKDSNGAPVSNASVSLSADKGTVVFGSALKSKAKAAKTFQTDAQGSLTVAFTDTVAEATQLTATLDNGNSKQVSSSFVANTATAHVSTLTIDTDGSVANGTAQNSATATVVDSQNNVLADTTVTWTVTGSAGLTSGTSTTNSSGQATITFTDTKAETVTLTAKAGGSDAGQSKTSSFVTDTATARVSTLTINTDGSVANGTAQNSATATVVDSQNNILANTTVNWSVTGSAGLTSGTSTTNGSGQAVMTFTDTKAETVTLTAKAGGSDAGQSKTSSFVADTATARVSTLTIDPDGSPADGVTSNMATATVTDVNNNPVAGVTINWSRNKNTVMFSAISGVSDVNGKISVTFTDTVPESVNITASIPGVGGMTKTSTFVGPPKIVLVNSGGSPVADGVTSAGVTATVTSASGSPMSGVIVRWSVDSNTVKLSASSGVTDSSGQVMLTYTDTVAEHVTITATLDGGISKTAGMTFVADFRTATIASYTVDPDGSPADGVTDNGASVVIKDAFGNPVSGVGVSWSASFATLSSHSNSTDQNGRAAITFTSTTAGSKNILVTLFNGQTVTLPSYFVAVSP
- a CDS encoding Hcp family type VI secretion system effector, producing the protein MANLVYLTLNGDLQGLISAGCCSLASIGNKAQIAHTDQIMVLGMSHGLSRVQNVNHLALNIQKPLDKSTPLLSKAITENECLTCDFEFYRTNRFGINELYYKVKLINARISDIHLSVPHSITDSGGQPEETVSFTYESITEEHCIAGTSAYSLWEERLY